Proteins encoded within one genomic window of Camelina sativa cultivar DH55 chromosome 19, Cs, whole genome shotgun sequence:
- the LOC104764194 gene encoding sugar transporter ERD6-like 12 isoform X3 encodes MGYTADTMHSIMTDLDLSLAQFSLFGSLSTFGGMFGSIFSAKAAAAFGYKMTLWLADLFCITGWLAIALAKDIIWLDMGRILVGIGVGLVSYVIPVYVAEITPKHVRGAFTFSNQLMQNFGIAIVYYFGNFVSWRTLALIGSIPCWIQVIGLFFIPESPRWLAKNDRDKEVEVVLQKLRGPNYDIVPEACEIKISVEASKRRSNISIRTLFKKKYAHQLTIGIGLMVLQQLCGSAGIGGYGTTIFNHAGFPARIGMMVLSFIVVPKSFMGLLLVDRWGRRPLLMASGSGLCMSCITLAVAFIVKDDPELGKITPILCFIGILSFTMMFAIGMGALPWIIMSEIFPMDIKVLAGSLVTITNWFTGWIANYCFNFMFFWSQTGTFIISAAVCGGTVVFTWWLVPETRGLTLEEIQQSFGNV; translated from the exons ATGGGTTATACTGCTGATACAATGCACTCCATTATGACAGACTTGGATCTTTCTCTCGCACAA TTTTCGCTGTTTGGTTCGCTCTCGACGTTTGGAGGAATGTTCGGTTCAATATTCAGCGCCAAAGCTGCAGCTGCCTTCGGTTATAAAATG ACGTTGTGGCTCGCTGATTTATTCTGCATAACTGGTTGGCTTGCAATTGCACTAGCCAAG GATATTATTTGGCTTGACATGGGACGGATTTTGGTGGGAATTGGAGTTGGTCTCGTTAGTTACGTG ATTCCTGTATATGTTGCCGAAATAACACCCAAACACGTTCGAGGGGCTTTTACATTTAGCAATCAG CTGATGCAAAACTTTGGAATTGCAATCGTATATTACTTTGGGAATTTCGTGTCATGGAGAACTTTAGCCTTAATCG GTAGTATTCCATGTTGGATACAAGTTATTGGTTTGTTCTTCATACCTGAGTCTCCCAGATGGCTG GCGAAAAACGACCGTGACAAAGAAGTTGAAGTAGTCCTTCAAAAGTTAAGAGGACCAAACTATGATATTGTGCCCGAAGCTTGTGAAATCAAG ATTTCAGTTGAAGCTTCGAAACGAAGGTCGAATATCAGCATTCGTActcttttcaaaaagaaatatgCTCATCAACTTACA ATAGGCATAGGTTTGATGGTTCTGCAACAGTTATGTGGATCGGCTGGAATAGGTGGTTACGGAACCACTATATTTAATCATGCCG GGTTTCCTGCTCGGATCGGGATGATGGTGTTGTCTTTTATCGTC GTACCAAAATCTTTTATGGGTCTACTCCTCGTGGATCGATGGGGAAGACGTCCACTTCTTATG GCTTCAGGATCTGGGTTATGTATGAGCTGTATCACATTAGCAGTAGCGTTTATAGTGAAAGATGACCCGGAGCTTGGGAAAATTACTCCAATTCTCTGTTTCATTGGAATATTG TCATTTACGATGATGTTTGCAATTGGGATGGGAGCGTTGCCGTGGATTATAATGTCTGAG ATATTTCCAATGGATATAAAGGTATTAGCTGGGAGTTTAGTGACCATAACCAATTGGTTCACTGGTTGGATCGCCAACTATTGTTTCAATTTTATGTTCTTTTGGAGCCAAACAG GGACATTTATAATATCCGCTGCAGTATGTGGAGGAACAGTTGTATTCACATGGTGGTTGGTGCCGGAGACTCGAGGATTGACGTTAGAAGAAATCCAACAGTCGTTTGGCAATGTTTAG
- the LOC104764196 gene encoding psbP domain-containing protein 7, chloroplastic-like: MSLKPYFSLLHSSQPTNTKLSNFLIAQQSSGDRKSTPADEFSPLAEKFNRRLLLGVGSSSVLAVGANFCGITSFVLGLSPELGRNLKLDVVYPIGGYSRCIDTVQGFEFIYPVTWVGDQTLLYRAAEKSERETSLDFPPARNIRRKNVNEPVVAFGPPGSSGELNVSVIVSPVSPSFSIEDFGGPKEVGEAIVRTVTGSGQRTDLKGTLLESNLRQDSERNLKYYELEFKVESPVFRRHNVAICCAHGGRLYTLNAQAPESAWSEVRSEIYTTAKSFNIIS, from the exons ATGTCTCTGAAACCATACTTCTCTCTACTACACTCATCACAACCTACGAACACTAAACTCTCCAACTTCTTGATCGCTCAACAATCCTCCGGTGATCGGAAAAGCACCCCGGCGGATGAGTTTTCTCCGCTGGCTGAGAAATTCAATCGTCGGCTTCTTCTGGGTGTAGGATCGTCCTCTGTTCTTGCGGTTGGTGCCAATTTCTGTGGTATCACGAGTTTTGTACTCGGTTTATCGCCGGAACTCGGCCGGAATCTGAAACTCGACGTCGTCTATCCGATTGGAGGGTATAGCAGATGTATCGACACGGTTCAAGGATTCG AATTTATATATCCGGTTACGTGGGTTGGAGACCAGACGCTTTTGTATAGAGCGGCGGAGAAGTCAGAACGTGAGACATCGCTAGACTTTCCTCCGGCAAGAAATATTCGCCGGAAAAACGTTAATGAACCGGTTGTTGCATTTGGACCTCCCGGTTCGAGCGGCGAGCTCAACGTCAGTGTTATCGTCTCCCCTGTCTCACCCAGCTTCTC GATCGAAGATTTTGGAGGGCCAAAAGAAGTAGGAGAAGCAATAGTAAGAACGGTGACAGGATCTGGTCAGCGAACAGATTTAAAAGGAACTTTACTAGAATCAAATCTCAGACAAGATTCAGAGAGAAACTTGAAGTACTATGAGTTGGAGTTTAAAGTCGAATCACCCGTTTTCAGACGGCATAATGTAGCCATTTGTTGCGCTCACGGTGGCCGTCTCTATACACTGAACGCTCAAGCTCCAGAGTCAGCTTGGTCGGAGGTGAGATCGGAGATTTACACTACAGCTAAATCGTTCAACATTATTTCTTAA